AATTAAATCCGGCGAAAGTTACCTTGAATTTTGTAATAGGATACAGAATATTCGATCATTATTAATATCGAAGGTAAATTTATCGGTAGATACGGAAATGAAACGCGCGAAAATTGCGATTTATAATCATACAGCCCTGAACGTTTTCTTGTATAATTTACCCGAGAGCATGGTGCGTATTGTAAGACTGAAATCACCTAGTACATTAGAACAGGCTTTAGAAATCGTTTTAGAAGAAGTTAATTTTCACGAGCAATACCAATCACGCAATCGTATCCACAATAATACAACGCTGCCGAAGCAAACGCCTAACGTTACGGTGCcccaatttttacaaaataatcctCAACAAAGATTTAATTTCGGGATACCAAATGTACCTCAAAATGCACAGCAGCCAAAATttggttttaaatttacacCCCAACAAccgtttaataaaaatccacAATTTGGTTATAAGCCACCGTTTAATAAAAACCCGCAGTTCGGGTATAGGCCTTCATTCAATCAAAATCCACAGTTTGGTTATAGGCCTACATTTAATCAAAACCCACAATTTGGTTATAGGCCTCCTCAAACTTTTGGTATGAAGCCGCAGCATTTCGGTCAAAGACCTCCACAAAATAACCGCTTTGAGTCTACTGACGTTTCCATGAGGACGGCACCCCCTCGACCACAAATAACTCAGCAAGGTTTTAGACTGAATGAAACCGACATACATAATGACAATTTACTatatgacaataattattactatgaCTATAACCCTTACGACTATACGAATTACGAATACGATGAGAATGATACACCCACTGACGATACTGAAGACATTAATGTGCTTCCGTCTGAtgaagaaaattttcaaacggAAGCCTCTACAAAGGAGAAATCATAGAATTAAATTGCGATCCAAATCTGAAATTGCCACACATTTATATTCCTGAAATTAATTCCAAATTTATGATTGATACTGGGAGCACGCGATCATTTATCAGCCCCCGAATTGCCTATCaatattttccgaattttataaaatatgaaccCTTTAAAGTTATAAGCACCCATGCATCCAGTCAACATGACGAAGTTATAGAAATTCCGCTTTTTCCAACGTTAAATACCCCTGACGACCACAAATTTCATTTGTATGACGTAGACGAACGCTATGACGGACTTATTGGTAATGacctactaaaaaaaatagacgCAATAATTGACCTGAAACATTTGCTACTGAGAACCAGGAACACAGACATCCCCAtcattaataataacttaGATTATATTATCCACTTGCCACCCCGATGTGAGCAGAAGGTAAAAATTCCTACCGACCTTCACTCAGGTGTTGCAGTAATCGActttaaagaatttaaaccCGGAGTAAGAATGCCCTCAGCATTAGTTAACTGTAATAATGGCTATGCAACAACAATAATCCAGAATAGCGTAGAATCACCCATGACTCTGAAAATTAACGAACCTCTTCAAACATCAGACCCTTCCGATTGTAACTTTGTACATAACGACAAACACAACGACAAGGAAGATGACGAAttactcaaaaataatttatcaaagcTGAGACTTGACCACACTAGCGAAATAGAGCGTAATAAGATATTCGCCCTATGTCACGAATATAGGGACATATTTTATTGCGAACAAATCCCATTAAGTTTTACCAACGaagttaaacataaaattaataccaaAAACGAAGACCCGATTTTTGTTAGACCGTATAGACAGGCTCCTGCGCAAGCAGATGAAATTAATAGACAAGTCGAAAAATTACTTCAAGACAATGTAATACGAGAATCACATTCCCCGTGGAATGCTCCAGTTCATTTAGTTCCGAAGAAGCGCGATGCTTCCGGATTAGTAAAATGGCGTATGGTAGTTGATTATCGGAGACTTAATGACGTGACTGTTGACGACCGTTATCCACTTCCTAATATTACTGACTTACTGGACAAACTTGGTAAGAGCCTCTACTTCACTACACTTGATTTAGCAAGTGGTTATCATCAGATTGAGGTAGACGAGCGAGACATTAAGAAAACGGCCTTCAGCACTCAGTATGGACACTATGAATTCCTTAGAATGCCATTTGGCCTAAAAACAGCTCCTGCTACATTCCAAAGAGCAATGGACAATATATTAAGAGGGCTACAGGGAATACATTGCATGGTCTACTTGGATGACGTAATTGTATTCTCCTCTAGCTTAGATGAACATATATTAAAGTTAAGAACCATTTTTGACCGACTCAGACAGACAAACTTAAAGGTACAACTAGACAAATCTGAATTTTTACGAAAAGAAGTAATTTACCTCGGACATACTATTACTAAAGACGGACTGAAACCTAATGACGATAAAATTACTGCGGTACTTAATTACCCGATTCCCAAAACAACTACTGAGATTAAATCTTTTCTTGGTCTTATCGGATACTATAGACGGTTTATTAAAGATTTCGCACAGGTAACGAAGCCCTTAACATCTTGCCtgaaaaaacgaaataaaatcattttagataaaaattacatagacGCATTCAATAGATGTAAGGAACTCTTAACGAATGCACCACTTTTGCAATACCCAGACTTTGAAAAACCTTTTATCTTAACGACTGATGCGTCTAATGTAGCGTTAGGGGCAGTATTATCACAGGGCCCCATTGGAGGCGATAAACCCGTTGCATATGCAAGCCGCACCTTAAGTGACACCGAATCACGCTATAGCACCATAGAACGCGAGTGTCTAGCCATTGTTTGGgctattaaacattttaggCCTTATCTTTATGGTAAGAAATTTATGATATACACAGATCACAAACCTTTATCATGGCTTAACTCTCAAAAGGATACAAGTAGTAAACTGACTCGTTGGCGACTTCGACTCCAAGACTATGATTATGAAATAGTTTATAAGAAAGGGAAGCAAAATCTAAACGCGGATGCTTTGTCTAGAATTAGGGTTAACGCTATGCATTCCGATAACGAAAACGAATCTATGGTTGTTAATATAGGCGATAGAGACAATAGGCCAAGAACGCGTAACGACTCTAGTACAATTACTATATCAGAACGCGATTCTAGTGAAACGATATCTATTCCCGACTCTGAAACTCTATCGGCGATGAGTTCTCCTAGAACATGTGACTACCCAGTCAGGTCACCATCTGTAACGTCGAAATCGGATACAGTTCATTCAGCTAATATTGTAGAATCGTCCGGTATACCTATATTACATGAAGCAATAGACACAAAACCAAAtcaaattttagtatatacgTGGTTTAAGAACGAAATGCAAGTTCACGACCTTTCACGTGAAAAGCAAAAGGTTTTAGAAGTTTTCTTGCCTACTAATAATCCGGATCtagtaaaacaatttttaaaagagtatATTAAACCGAAAGTtaagtatttcatttatttcgaaGATGATGAACATCGCAAACAGTTTACTAGCATTGTCatagaattatttagaaaggaTACAGTATTGTTATTTGAATGTACAGAGCGTGTAGTTTTTATAGAAGATGAGAAGGAACAAaaggctattattataaaacaccaTCAAGGCAAAACGTGTCACCGCGGTATTAAGGAGACTCTAGCAAGTATAcgtagaaattatttttggcACAATATGCAGGAAACTATTTCAGCCCTTATTAATGCTTGTGAAACTTGTTCTAAAATGAAGTATGATCGTAATCCCTTTAAacctattttacaattaactcAAACACAAGACGCGCCGTtccaagaaatatttattgatatttttcagATAGAAGGAAATTATTACTTAACTATTATCGACGCATTTAGTAAGTTAGGTCAAGCCATTCCAATAGACAATAGATCAACGGCAGAAGTAGTGCGTGCACTCATGAAGTATTTTTCGTTTTACGGCACTCCTAGAAAGATTAGTTCAGATCCCGGTAGTGAATTTAATAATGAGCtaatgaaagaatttttgaatttacataaaattgagCTTCATATCGGCTCACCTAATAATCCTAATTCAATGGGATTAATTGAGCGTTTACATTCGACCATTAGTGAAATTTATAGATGTGCGAAATACGAAGAGAAATGCACGGATGCAGCATCAGTAATGATGTATTCAATTATTGCCTATAATAGTTCAATTCATTCAGTTACGGGCTTAACCCCTTTTGAAGTCGTATTTGGTCACACGGATTCAGGTAGCTTATTTAACGCTGATTTCGAGCAGCATTATATACAGCAATTGGTTAAGGACCATGCAAAACGTTTAAAGGTTCTATATAAACATTTAGCAGAGAAAATGATCGAAACTAAGCAAAAGGTAAAGGATAGGAGAGGTGGTGAAGATCCAATCAGTCTCCCATcaggaaaaattatatttgcaaaAGACGTTAATAAGCGAAAAAGCAAGGATAAGCCGCGATTCCATAAAGCTAAGGTTATAGGACAAGGTTCAAGGAACGTTGTACCGATAGAGATTGGTAAAAGGAAGACTAAGGTCcctattataaatgtaaaacgcCCTCCGCAGGTGGTGTTGGCTGATAGTGATGAGGTCCGCGCTGGCCCTTCAACTACAACCTCTTCAACATAACCCGGGAATTTATCCTGTGAAAGAAGGGCAAGCATATCTTCAAACAGACTATTGGACTATAATtaaggttttaaatttagataagATTAATGATGACTTAAATCTTATTATTAGCAAATACAGTGAATTCgatagtttaattaataagaatatttcATACTTACACGATTTTCAAGTGGCAAAATATCACGCTGAATATATTCGTGATATAACGATTCAGAAATACGAACAGTTAGTCCCACAGAAACGTGTCAAGAGAGGAAT
This window of the Colias croceus chromosome 5, ilColCroc2.1 genome carries:
- the LOC123691884 gene encoding uncharacterized protein LOC123691884, translated to MEREIQSVNVITIPSDMLKLIPLFGGDKRILNLFFRKCEYIINKFRGHEEQNIYVLHAITSRLIGDAAALLSEREDINTWPALKELLEQHFGDPRSEDCIKISLESCKIKSGESYLEFCNRIQNIRSLLISKVNLSVDTEMKRAKIAIYNHTALNVFLYNLPESMVRIVRLKSPSTLEQALEIVLEEVNFHEQYQSRNRIHNNTTLPKQTPNVTVPQFLQNNPQQRFNFGIPNVPQNAQQPKFGFKFTPQQPFNKNPQFGYKPPFNKNPQFGYRPSFNQNPQFGYRPTFNQNPQFGYRPPQTFGMKPQHFGQRPPQNNRFESTDVSMRTAPPRPQITQQGFRLNETDIHNDNLLYDNNYYYDYNPYDYTNYEYDENDTPTDDTEDINVLPSDEENFQTEASTKEKS